The following coding sequences are from one Rhipicephalus microplus isolate Deutch F79 chromosome 3, USDA_Rmic, whole genome shotgun sequence window:
- the LOC142803867 gene encoding uncharacterized protein LOC142803867, which translates to MALEEINSAILECTPETCDAYLCSKSIKCGCLLNGIASSSQSVCGNLWHKHWLVAFDYGGNELLVCEATKDRKKELIGRWSLEEKTAVHNVYSYERHLGEHTLPKARVEDVVKEMRYMGKYHATENNCQKWVTELLRRLRIQAPPDQLDAEIVVGRAKPAVITTIVGIVLAGAVVIVKGTFGVCS; encoded by the exons ATGGCACTAGAGGAAATAAACTCAGCGATTCTCGAGTGCACTCCGGAAACGTGCGATGCCTACCTCTGCAGCAAGTCGATCAAGTGCGGGTGCCTACTAAACGGCATTGCTTCATCATCGCAGTCAGTGTGCGGCAACTTGTGGCACAAGCATTGGCTGGTGGCCTTCGATTACGGCGGAAACGAGCTGCTCGTCTGCGAAGCTACCAAGGACCGTAAAAAGGAGCTCATAGGGCGTTGGTCCTTGGAGGAGAAGACGGCCGTCCACAACGTATACTCGTACGAG AGACACCTGGGAGAGCACACGCTACCGAAGGCGCGCGTCGAGGACGTCGTGAAGGAGATGCGCTACATGGGCAAGTACCACGCGACAGAGAACAACTGCCAGAAGTGGGTCACGGAGCTGCTGCGTCGACTCCGAATACAGGCGCCACCGGACCAGCTCGACGCGGAGATCGTGGTCGGCCGCGCCAAGCCAGCCGTCATCACTACCATCGTCGGAATAGTGCTGGCCGGTGCTGTCGTGATTGTGAAAGGCACTTTTGGGGTATGCAGCTAG